A window from Solanum stenotomum isolate F172 chromosome 5, ASM1918654v1, whole genome shotgun sequence encodes these proteins:
- the LOC125865566 gene encoding chromo domain protein LHP1-like, with product MKGGKNKNSGLVSDTETAPPCDDVNESEGAAEGDVGIQQQELTANDQKPKLAEGFYEIETVRRKRIRKGKIQYLIKWRGWPETANTWEPVDNLMTCYDVIDAFEESLQQRSTRKRKRTPGVNHSEIKTKQQHKQEQHSPADTLPAVKLRIIDEPVPSPPLATLDHVDRNASGLNNFKVPNDNDLMLDSSLKEIEEQNKLNLKLSELKGLMATIEASVEKGAIKASVEKGAKEASVENGVLATKEASVENGMLATKEASVVKGSMTAKDASVENRVMATKEASVKMGVMETNEASVKMGVMITKEASMEDGVMATKEASVVKGKEASVENVVIATKETSVDEGVMVTKEASADRSNNPFTNGFSMANGTESLQSGRCTGAKRRKSASVRRFIQQATSGVVKDLQDAVANATRGHLVALVQEEIHDQGLVGNVLGCNNKCDQFKDTYAITEIIKAENYSPPDIENGLKDVSVTFRAKRSDGTEVVVDNKFMKTNNPLLLISYYEKHLQHHPSQ from the exons aTGAAAGGAGGGAAAAACAAGAATTCCGGTTTGGTATCAGATACCGAAACAGCACCACCTTGTGATGATGTGAATGAAAGCGAGGGCGCTGCTGAAGGGGATGTGGGAATCCAACAACAAGAATTGACTGCTAATGATCAAAAACCCAAACTTGCTGAAGGGTTTTATGAGATTGAGACCGTAAGAAGAAAGAGGATCAGAAAg GGCAAAATTCAGTATCTCATCAAATG GCGAGGCTGGCCGGAGACTGCAAACACATGGGAACCTGTCGATAATCTAATGACGTGCTATGATGTTATCGATGCATTCGAGGAGAG CTTGCAACAGCGATCTACACGTAAGCGTAAGCGGACTCCTGGGGTTAATCACTCtgaaatcaaaacaaaacagCAGCACAAGCAAGAACAACATTCCCCTGCAGATACTCTGCCTGCAGTGAAGCTTAGGATAATTGACGAACCTGTGCCTTCACCTCCTCTGGCTACATTGGATCATGTGGATAGAAATGCTAGTGGTTTGAATAATTTCAAAGTGCCGAATGACAATGATTTAATGTTGGATTCCTCTCTAAAAGAAATTGAAGAGCAAAACAAATTGAATTTGAAGCTTAGTGAACTAAAGGGACTGATGGCAACGATAGAGGCCTCTGTCGAAAAGGGTGCAATAAAGGCCTCTGTGGAAAAGGGTGCAAAAGAGGCTTCGGTGGAAAATGGGGTGCTGGCAACAAAAGAGGCCTCTGTGGAAAATGGGATGTTGGCAACAAAAGAGGCCTCTGTGGTAAAGGGATCCATGACAGCAAAAGACGCCTCTGTGGAAAATAGAGTGATGGCTACAAAAGAGGCCTCTGTGAAAATGGGAGTGATGGAAACAAATGAGGCCTCTGTGAAAATGGGAGTCATGATAACAAAAGAGGCCTCTATGGAAGATGGGGTGATGGCAACAAAAGAGGCCTCTGTGGTAAAGGGAAAAGAGGCCTCTGTTGAAAATGTAGTGATCGCAACAAAAGAGACCTCTGTGGACGAGGGAGTGATGGTGACAAAAGAGGCCTCTGCAGATAGATCCAACAATCCCTTCACAAATGGATTTTCAATGGCCAATGGAACAGAATCACTTCAATCTGGTCGCTGCACAGGAGCTAAAAGGAGGAAGTCCGCTTCTGTTCGGAGGTTTATACAACAAGCCACTTCAGGTGTAGTGAAGGATCTCCAAGATGCTGTAGCAAATGCTACTAGAGGCCATTTGGTTGCATTAGTGCAGGAAGAAATTCACGATCAAGGACTTGTGGGAAATGTTTTGGGTTGTAATAATAAGTGTGATCAGTTCAAAGATACATATGCCATAACAGAAATTATCAAGGCCGAGAACTATTCACCACCTGATATAGAAAATGGCTTGAAGGATGTGTCTGTGACCTTTCGAGCTAAGAG GTCAGATGGAACGGAAGTTGTTGTGGATAACAAGTTCATGAAGACGAATAATCCACTTTTG CTGATAAGCTATTACGAGAAGCATCTTCAACATCATCCCTCTCAATGA